The Macaca mulatta isolate MMU2019108-1 chromosome 9, T2T-MMU8v2.0, whole genome shotgun sequence genomic sequence GCTTTAGTCTTGAAaaaagtctgtaatcccagcactttgggaggctgaggcgggtggaacacctaaggtcaggagttcaagatcagcctggtcaacacggtgaaaccccatctttactaaagatacaaaaaaattagccaggcgtggtggcacacaccgtaatcccagctacttgggaggctgagggagaagaatcacttgaacccaggaggcagaggttgcagtgagccgagatcatgccactgcactccagcctgggtgacagagggagactccatctcaaataagaaaaaagaaatcttaaaaaatagttttgactttgTAGGTCCTTCAGGTTTATAACTCATGAATACAGTGTATCTATTTATTTTAGGacttctttactttcttctaGCATTAATACATGTTTTGTAGCTTTAGTACAGGTCTAATAACTTTGTCCCTATATTTCATGATTTTGATGCTGTTTTCATAATttcaactttttgaaaatattgagcttgtatcctgtgaccttgctAAACATACTTgctagttttaaaaacattttcagacacTTTTATGGTTTTCCATATAGACAATCATGTCACAGCAAACAGTCTCATGCTTTCTTTCACATTCTGTATcccttttcttgagacagggtctcactctgtcacccaggctggagtgcagtggtgccatcacagctccctgcagccttgacctcctgggcctccagtgatcctcctgttcagcctcctgagtaggtggtactacaggcacatgccaccatgcctggctaatttttatttaagttttggtagaaatgaggtctcactatgttgtccaggctagtcttgaactcctaaactcaagcaatcttcccaccttggcctcccagaatgccagaattataggcatgagctaccacacccagtctCTTTTTTATTGGCTTATTGTACTGGCGAGAACATCCACTACAAGGTTGACTGGAAGTGGTGACTAGACATCTTTACCTTGTTTCCAGTCTTAGGAGAAAAGTGCTTTTTACTTCACCATTAAGTACGATGTCAGATGTAGGTTCTCCCATAGATGCTTGCTCTTAGATTGTGGAAGCTCAATTTAATTCCTAATCAACTGAGCGGTTTTATCATGAATGCgtgttaaattttttcaaatgttttcctacatttaaaaaattatgtggtttttctttttaatattaatatgaaaCATATTGCTTTTTGAATGTTAAAGCTTGCATTTCTAGGATAAACCCTACTTGGCCATGTGTTTCCTTTTATAGATTGCTATGTTCAACttggtattttaaaaaggatttttatGTCTATATTAAGAGATGTTGATCTATGAATTTTCCTATGATGTCCTTTCTGACTTTGGTATCTGGGTAATGTTGGTCTCATGACTTCTTTGGGGGAAGGTTATCAGCTACAAATTCAATTTAACAGGACTATTCAAGTTCTCTCTCTCGAGTGGGCTTTGGTTCTATATTCCTTACAATTTTCAATTCCATTTAAGTTGCTGAATTTATTGGCATTAAGTTACTAATAAAATTCCTCTGTATTACcttcttggtgtataggaactATAGTGATATTTCCTCTGTCATTCCTGACACTAGGAATTCTTTCAATCCTTTCAAAGAGCCAGGTTTTGATTCCAttaaattttctctattgtttatccatttgtaaTTTTGTGACTTTTAGCTCTTTATCATCTCCTATTCTACTTGCTTTggattatttgttctttttctcatttcataaGGTAGAAGTTTAGACTATTGAATTGAAATCTTTTTATCTAATGTAAGTATTTAATACTCTGATTTcacctctaagcactgctttagctacaTTTCACAAATTTGTCactcattcagttcaaaatattttcaaatttttctttctctttattgctCATTTACGAGTAtgatgtttaatttccaaatattaagAGATTTTTTGGACATCTTTGTTATTGGTCTCTTACTTAATTCTGTCCTGATGAGAGAATATACCTTGTAtggttttcattctttaaaaaattttaagactgtTTTGTTATACTCCATAGTAGgcacacttaaaaataatgtatacaggttgcgcagtggctcacatctgtaatcccagtgctttgggaggtcctggagggaggactgcttgagcctgggagttcaaaaccagcctgggcaacagagctagaccccatccctacaaaaataaaaaatagctgggtgtggtggcacatgcctatagtcctagctactctggaggctgagacaggaggattgattgagcccaggagttcacggtTGCAGTTAaccgattgcaccactgcactccagcctggatgagtgACACtgtcactaaaaaataaaaaaatatattaatatatcatgCTAATGAGTGAAGTGTTCTACAAATGTCAGTTAGTCAAGTTAGTTGGTAGTGCTGTTCAAGGCTTGTATCTCCTAAGTGACTTGTGCTATCAATTACTTGATTAAATATCTAACTATAATTGAAATTGTGCCTTTTTCAATTTTGCCAGTTTTTATTTCATGAATTTTGAAGctgttttatgtgtatttaagCTAGAAAGTAGCTTTGCTGTAGGATTCCCGAATTTCCACAATGTAGAGGTCTTTCCCTTGGGGCCATTCAACTTCTGCAGAGAAGAAACTTCCCATCTCCTGCTGGACGTTAAACCTCTGGTCAGCCATGCACAGGAGTTGGGGAGcagtatgtgtgtttatgtaatGAGGAGGAATGTTCCATATACAAATGGCCATTAGTTTCATTGCTTTCTCTTCACATCTCACTCCCGTCCTCCAAGGTAGTAAGCATTTCTGAGCCTGGAGCCAAACTggttccttcttttctttatccCCATATGTAAGCAGCGTAACTGTGCCTGCTTCTGCTCTACTGGCTATCTTTCCatctttcaaattttcatttgCTGATATTCTTTCTCCTATTCTCCTTATTGCTGTAGtttgataaattaaaattttccttgCATCTTAATGTTGTCCAATGTGATGAGACATGTTTAACAAAAGCGCATTCTTGAACACTTTCTCTGCTAGCCATTTTTAGCTTATCGAGCCCCAACATGATTTCTGCAGCCTCTAAGCTGCCCCCTGCTCcttatgtattcatttttccaGCTCTGCCTCTGGAACCTATTTGTTGTTATCACCTGCTCTTAggtagcctcctgagtagctgcgtcTGAAGCTGTGTGCCAGCACACCAGCAAATTTTGGcacttttttatagagacaaggttttgccatgttgcccaggctggtcatgaactcctaggctcaagtgatgcaccctcttcagcctcccaaagtgccaggcaTGTTACTTTGGACCCTCCCTCACATTCCTCTGGAAGTATCCCAATAAACTAGCTGTACTCACCAAAAAGGACTACTTATGTTCCTGAATAGTTGCCTGGGAGGGGCTGTTCAACTTCCTATCAAAATGGTATATGGGAACGTACTACATGAGTAACTCTCTTCCAGCTTTTTGTTGTGTGGCTACGAACTATTGTACCTGTCTGCAATAAACACAAGGATTTCCATGTCCCTTGTATTTCCAACTGCCCTCTTGGCCTAAAATGGACACAGTGTACAATCATAGTTTAGAGGTGGCTAATCAGGACtggaaagaaatatgaaaaacacaAAGCACGTAATTTGAAGAGAAACCAGAGTTTCAATTTCTCAGAGAATGTGAACAAAGGAAAACATGCCCTGCTTGAGAATAAATATAAAGTTCTTGCCATTGAAATGCTGGGTAGAATATGTAGTTGAACTGTAAAGTACAGACACTTTTACTCTACCCATCTGAAAATAAGTACAATCCATTCATTGTACAGCATAAAAAAGTGCTTGATACTTAAAtactttgaatgaatgaatttttttcagtGAGGAAACACATCTAAATAACCCTTACATCTCTCTCCTTTGTAGAATATAAAGGTAAGAGTGATACTAAATATTTAACAGTTTTTACAGTATGAGCGCTGTGAAGACCTGAACGGGCAAATGTCACTTAGCGAGGATCTTTCTTATGAACCCGCTGGTGGATGTGAAGGTTGGAGCTCTGGCTGAAGCCCTTCCCACACTTGCTGCACTcatagggcttctctccagtatgtaCTCTCTGGTGGATGAGGAGTTTGGAACTCTGGCTAAATCCCTTCCCACACTTGCCACAGTGATagggcttctccccagtgtggACTCTGAGATGGATGCGAAGATCCGAGCTCTGGCTGAAACCCTTCCCACACTCATAGCATTGGTAAGGCTTCTCTCCCGTGTGGATGCACCGGTGAATGTGAAGGTTCGAGCTCTGACTGAAGCCCTTCCCACACTCGCCACACTTGTAGGGCCTCTCTCCTGTGTGTACTCGCTGGTGGATGTGCAGGTTTGAGCGCTGACTGAAGCTCATACCGCACTCCCCACACTCATAGGGCTTTTCTCCAGTGTGGACTCGCTGGTGGATATGTAGTTTGGAGCTCTGACTAAAGCCCTTCCCACACTTGTCACATTTATAAGGTTTCTCGCCTGTATGGACAGCATGATGGATGAGCAGACTTGAGCTCCTGGTGAAGCCCTTCCCACACTTGTCACACTTATAAGGCTTCTCATCTGTGTGGACTGCCTGATGGATAAGCAGACTCGAGCTCCTTGTGAAGCCCTTCCCACACtgttcacatttgtagggtttttctTCTGTGTGGTCTCTCTGATGAAGTAGTAGTTCTGAGCTTTGACTGAAGTTCTTACCACACTGACCACATTCATATTGTTTCTCTGCAGTGTGGATTTTCTCATATGGATGACCATCTGGGCTGGTGTTAAGTATTTTCCCACAGTTATTATGGTCACAGGGTTTCTCCTCTGTATGAGCTCTCTGCTGACTACAACTGATCACCTGTGATTTCCATCCATAAATGTCTCTGCCGTTACAGTTAATGGGATCCAAAGATTCTTTTAACTGGCCATTCTGGCAAGTTGCCTCACCATTTAACAATGGCGAGGCCAGTTCTTTTCCATCAGACACCATTTTAACTTGAAGGTTCTCTGAAAAACTTTCTCCCTTTATCACTTTTCTCTCAGTGCTTTCTTCCGTTACAAAGAGATGTTTGCTTTCCTGATGATTCTGAGGCTCCTTCTTACAGAACTTCACTGAAGAGTATTGTGTGTCTATTTGGCTTGGGACTTTCAAAGGCAAATATGTTTCACTTTCACTGTTTTTGAAATAATCACTTTGAAGAGTCATCACACTGTCCCTGTTTCTGGAAATACGAGAAGATGCTTCTCCCCACTGTTGACAAAGGGAAAGGTCTAGTTCAGGCTCCCCATCCACTTCCCCTTGATGATTCACGATACAATCCTGACTTCCGGTAATTGTACTGGCCATGCCttccaaaattagccaggaggaAAGCTCATGTAACAGATCCTGAAGTGCTTTCTGCTGAAGATTCTCCACAGAATTTTCATTCAAGTCTCCTAGGGAACAGAGAGAATTCAGTGGTAAGAACAAAGGGTAGACTTCAAGATTTCTGAGTGAGAGTGCCTAAGGCCTGAAGGCTTAGTAACTACGAAAAAGTTCAGCTTGTCCTTATAGTCATGTCCTTTGGGTTAATGTCGGGTGCATTTGTATCTGGGTACAAGACAGAGATTTTCTCTTGGCTTTTAAGCATAGCCAAGGAAAGTCTTCCCTAACTAATCCTATAGAAGACTGTAAGTCCTATATCCTTGCTAACAGTAACATTTCATCTCAtctcacttcattttttttttttttttttttttgagacagagtcttgctccactgcccaggctagagtgcaacggtgtgatctggtctcactgcaacctccacctcctaggttcaagcaattttcccacctcagtctcccaagtaactgggattataggcccacgccaccatgcccagctaatttttgtatttttagtagagatgcggttttaccatgttgaccaggctggtctcaaactcctggcctcaagtgatacatccgcgtcagcctcccaaagtgctgggattacaggcatgagtcactacacccgGCCTACTTTCCTTTAAGTAAATTTGCATTTCATTGGTATTCTGCTTTCATAGGTATGGGGGacacaaggaagaaaatataaatcctTTTGCTTAACAAGCTAAAGCTTCCTGGGAAGACAAATATACCAAATAATGATAATACTAAGTGAGTGGTGTAGATGAATGTATAGTACAATACAGTGCAAGAGATGTATGCATAACCAGCTAGGAAAGTACAGAAGAGGAACACTCAACTCAGACCCCGGTGTTTAGGAAGATTTCTGGGagaaaatgacaagaaataaagaaaaaaaaaaaagaagtgaaacgTGGAGAGAAAATATGACATGTTAAAGAAAACTACAAGTGGCTTCTTACGAAGGAGATAAAAACGGTAAGAGTGGTGAAGAATGTGCCACGGAGGGGAAGTAAGGAGCCAGAGCAAAGGGCTTAGTGTCTCATAATAAGGACCTTAGGGCTAAACCCTGCACGGATTGAAAGCTATTAAAGGATTTAAATTCAGAGTGAAATAATTGACTTTGTGACCTATAAACACCACTGGAAAGTAAGACTTTAGgtagcaagatggctgccataGCAAATCATAAGAAAAACAGTAAGGATGATAGTTGTggagagaatgggagaaattcATTCTAGATCATGTGATGATAAATTAAACCTCGAAGAGAAAGGAGGCCCCAAGCCTGTTCCTTGGGATTGCTGCCTGAGTGAATGGGTACCGTGGTACTCTATAATCAGAGAGGAAATGCAAGAGGAAGAGGCTGAAGTAGGGAAGGGTGCAGAAACTCAAATCTGCCTTGCATAATCTGTGGTGTTAGTGGAACATTCTTGCAGTACTG encodes the following:
- the ZNF239 gene encoding zinc finger protein 239 isoform X1, whose amino-acid sequence is MRNPSPLGVRNDQGPGTSYIQECLCGLHGGEVRPPGLCSQEAVQSCNAGNYRNLVLVGDLNENSVENLQQKALQDLLHELSSWLILEGMASTITGSQDCIVNHQGEVDGEPELDLSLCQQWGEASSRISRNRDSVMTLQSDYFKNSESETYLPLKVPSQIDTQYSSVKFCKKEPQNHQESKHLFVTEESTERKVIKGESFSENLQVKMVSDGKELASPLLNGEATCQNGQLKESLDPINCNGRDIYGWKSQVISCSQQRAHTEEKPCDHNNCGKILNTSPDGHPYEKIHTAEKQYECGQCGKNFSQSSELLLHQRDHTEEKPYKCEQCGKGFTRSSSLLIHQAVHTDEKPYKCDKCGKGFTRSSSLLIHHAVHTGEKPYKCDKCGKGFSQSSKLHIHQRVHTGEKPYECGECGMSFSQRSNLHIHQRVHTGERPYKCGECGKGFSQSSNLHIHRCIHTGEKPYQCYECGKGFSQSSDLRIHLRVHTGEKPYHCGKCGKGFSQSSKLLIHQRVHTGEKPYECSKCGKGFSQSSNLHIHQRVHKKDPR
- the ZNF239 gene encoding zinc finger protein 239 isoform X2, with the translated sequence MRTSYIQECLCGLHGGEVRPPGLCSQEAVQSCNAGNYRNLVLVGDLNENSVENLQQKALQDLLHELSSWLILEGMASTITGSQDCIVNHQGEVDGEPELDLSLCQQWGEASSRISRNRDSVMTLQSDYFKNSESETYLPLKVPSQIDTQYSSVKFCKKEPQNHQESKHLFVTEESTERKVIKGESFSENLQVKMVSDGKELASPLLNGEATCQNGQLKESLDPINCNGRDIYGWKSQVISCSQQRAHTEEKPCDHNNCGKILNTSPDGHPYEKIHTAEKQYECGQCGKNFSQSSELLLHQRDHTEEKPYKCEQCGKGFTRSSSLLIHQAVHTDEKPYKCDKCGKGFTRSSSLLIHHAVHTGEKPYKCDKCGKGFSQSSKLHIHQRVHTGEKPYECGECGMSFSQRSNLHIHQRVHTGERPYKCGECGKGFSQSSNLHIHRCIHTGEKPYQCYECGKGFSQSSDLRIHLRVHTGEKPYHCGKCGKGFSQSSKLLIHQRVHTGEKPYECSKCGKGFSQSSNLHIHQRVHKKDPR
- the ZNF239 gene encoding zinc finger protein 239 isoform X3, whose product is MASTITGSQDCIVNHQGEVDGEPELDLSLCQQWGEASSRISRNRDSVMTLQSDYFKNSESETYLPLKVPSQIDTQYSSVKFCKKEPQNHQESKHLFVTEESTERKVIKGESFSENLQVKMVSDGKELASPLLNGEATCQNGQLKESLDPINCNGRDIYGWKSQVISCSQQRAHTEEKPCDHNNCGKILNTSPDGHPYEKIHTAEKQYECGQCGKNFSQSSELLLHQRDHTEEKPYKCEQCGKGFTRSSSLLIHQAVHTDEKPYKCDKCGKGFTRSSSLLIHHAVHTGEKPYKCDKCGKGFSQSSKLHIHQRVHTGEKPYECGECGMSFSQRSNLHIHQRVHTGERPYKCGECGKGFSQSSNLHIHRCIHTGEKPYQCYECGKGFSQSSDLRIHLRVHTGEKPYHCGKCGKGFSQSSKLLIHQRVHTGEKPYECSKCGKGFSQSSNLHIHQRVHKKDPR